One Streptomyces sp. NBC_00554 DNA segment encodes these proteins:
- the eno gene encoding phosphopyruvate hydratase has product MLVPSIDVVVAREILDSRGNPTVEVEVGLDDGSTGRAAVPSGASTGAFEAIELRDGDPNRYHGKGVEKAVLAVIEQIGPELVGYDATEQRLIDQAMFDLDATDNKGSLGANAILGVSLAVAHAASEASDLPLFRYLGGPNAHLLPVPMMNILNGGSHADSNVDIQEFMIAPIGAESFSEALRWGAEVYHTLKKVLKTKGLSTGLGDEGGFAPNLESNRAALDLIVEAIKQAGYIPGEQIALALDVAASEFYKDGKYEFEGKSRSAAEMTEYYEELVSAYPLVSIEDPLYEDDWAGWKVITEKIGDKVQIVGDDLFVTNPERLARGIEEGSANALLVKVNQIGSLTETLDAVEMAQRNGFKCMMSHRSGETEDVTIADLAVAVNCGQIKTGAPARSDRVAKYNQLLRIEEILDDAAVYAGRSAFPRFKG; this is encoded by the coding sequence ATGCTCGTGCCGTCCATCGACGTCGTCGTAGCCCGGGAAATCCTCGACTCGCGAGGGAACCCCACCGTCGAGGTCGAGGTCGGCCTCGATGACGGCAGCACGGGTCGTGCCGCCGTCCCGTCCGGCGCCTCCACCGGCGCCTTCGAGGCCATCGAGCTCCGCGACGGTGACCCCAACCGCTACCACGGCAAGGGTGTCGAGAAGGCCGTCCTCGCGGTCATCGAGCAGATCGGCCCGGAGCTCGTCGGTTACGACGCCACCGAGCAGCGCCTGATCGACCAGGCGATGTTCGACCTGGACGCCACCGACAACAAGGGCTCGCTCGGCGCCAACGCCATCCTCGGCGTCTCCCTCGCCGTCGCGCACGCCGCCTCCGAGGCCAGCGACCTCCCCCTCTTCCGCTACCTGGGCGGCCCGAACGCGCACCTGCTGCCCGTTCCGATGATGAACATCCTCAACGGCGGGTCGCACGCGGACTCGAACGTGGACATCCAGGAGTTCATGATCGCCCCGATCGGCGCGGAGTCCTTCTCCGAGGCGCTGCGCTGGGGCGCCGAGGTCTACCACACCCTCAAGAAGGTGCTGAAGACCAAGGGCCTGTCCACCGGCCTCGGCGACGAGGGCGGCTTCGCCCCGAACCTGGAGTCCAACCGCGCAGCGCTCGACCTCATCGTCGAGGCCATCAAGCAGGCCGGTTACATCCCCGGCGAGCAGATCGCGCTCGCGCTCGACGTCGCCGCGTCCGAGTTCTACAAGGACGGCAAGTACGAGTTCGAGGGCAAGTCCCGCTCGGCCGCCGAGATGACCGAGTACTACGAGGAGCTCGTCTCCGCGTACCCGCTCGTCTCCATCGAGGACCCGCTGTACGAGGACGACTGGGCCGGCTGGAAGGTCATCACCGAGAAGATCGGTGACAAGGTCCAGATCGTCGGTGACGACCTGTTCGTCACCAACCCCGAGCGCCTCGCCCGTGGCATCGAGGAGGGCTCGGCGAACGCCCTGCTCGTCAAGGTGAACCAGATCGGCTCGCTGACCGAGACCCTGGACGCCGTCGAGATGGCGCAGCGCAACGGCTTCAAGTGCATGATGTCGCACCGCTCCGGCGAGACCGAGGACGTCACCATCGCCGACCTCGCCGTCGCGGTGAACTGCGGTCAGATCAAGACCGGCGCCCCGGCCCGCTCGGACCGCGTCGCCAAGTACAACCAGCTGCTGCGCATCGAGGAGATCCTCGACGACGCCGCGGTGTACGCCGGTCGCAGCGCCTTCCCCCGCTTCAAGGGCTGA
- a CDS encoding transglycosylase family protein, whose amino-acid sequence MLRSCKGKHRRPSKVTRIATLAGVTGVAVAAPLMASGTASAATTSEWDTVAQCESGGNWAINTGNGYYGGLQFSSSTWSAYGGSAYAATADQASKSQQITVAEKVLAAQGKGAWPSCGTGLSSAAYDGGTSDSSSSSSSSSSEQSTTPSQQSNTSTATTKTAKAKTVETPTGKKVKKGDGEYKVKKNDTLSAIAEAKNVKGGWQQLLKLNKDIIDDADFIYPGQQLHLS is encoded by the coding sequence ATGCTGCGTTCGTGCAAGGGCAAGCACCGTCGCCCGTCCAAGGTCACCCGCATTGCCACGCTCGCCGGGGTGACCGGCGTCGCCGTCGCCGCCCCGCTGATGGCGTCCGGCACCGCCTCCGCCGCCACCACCTCCGAGTGGGACACCGTCGCCCAGTGCGAGTCCGGCGGCAACTGGGCCATCAACACCGGCAACGGTTACTACGGCGGTCTGCAGTTCTCCTCCTCCACCTGGTCCGCGTACGGCGGCAGCGCTTACGCCGCCACCGCCGACCAGGCCTCCAAGTCCCAGCAGATAACGGTCGCCGAGAAGGTCCTCGCCGCACAGGGCAAGGGCGCCTGGCCGTCCTGCGGCACGGGCCTGTCGAGCGCCGCGTACGACGGTGGTACGAGCGACTCGTCCTCGTCCTCCTCGTCGTCGAGCAGCGAGCAGAGCACCACTCCTTCGCAGCAGTCGAACACGTCCACCGCGACGACCAAGACCGCCAAGGCGAAGACCGTCGAGACCCCGACCGGCAAGAAGGTCAAGAAGGGTGACGGCGAGTACAAGGTGAAGAAGAACGACACCCTCAGCGCCATCGCCGAGGCGAAGAACGTCAAGGGTGGCTGGCAGCAGCTGCTCAAGCTGAACAAGGACATCATCGACGACGCGGACTTCATCTACCCGGGTCAGCAGCTGCACCTCAGCTGA
- a CDS encoding DUF501 domain-containing protein produces the protein METPPPPTPRTEPTDADVEAFKQQLGRPPRGLRAIAHRCPCGQPDVVETAPRLPDGTPFPTTYYLTCPRAASAIGTLEANGVMKEMTDRLASDPELAAAYRAAHEDYIARRDSIEVLEGFPSAGGMPDRVKCLHVLVGHSLAAGPGVNPLGDEAIAMLPEWWRKGPCVTSSEDSRQPGAEASPAAEEAAK, from the coding sequence ATGGAAACGCCACCGCCGCCCACCCCGCGCACCGAGCCGACCGACGCGGACGTCGAGGCCTTCAAGCAGCAGCTGGGGCGACCGCCGCGCGGGTTGCGCGCGATCGCGCACCGCTGTCCCTGCGGTCAGCCGGACGTGGTGGAGACGGCGCCCCGCCTGCCCGACGGGACGCCGTTCCCGACGACGTACTACCTGACGTGCCCGCGTGCCGCTTCCGCGATCGGCACGCTGGAGGCCAACGGGGTCATGAAGGAGATGACGGACCGTCTGGCGAGCGATCCGGAGCTGGCCGCCGCGTATCGCGCCGCTCACGAGGACTACATCGCCCGGCGTGACTCCATCGAGGTCCTGGAGGGCTTCCCCAGCGCGGGCGGCATGCCGGACCGGGTGAAGTGCCTCCATGTGCTGGTGGGCCACTCCCTGGCGGCGGGTCCGGGCGTGAACCCGCTGGGCGACGAGGCGATCGCGATGCTGCCGGAGTGGTGGCGCAAGGGGCCCTGCGTGACGTCCTCGGAGGACTCGCGGCAGCCCGGCGCCGAGGCGTCCCCCGCCGCAGAGGAGGCCGCCAAGTGA
- a CDS encoding exopolyphosphatase codes for MTRVAAIDCGTNSIRLLVADADPETGELVDLDRRMTIVRLGQGVDRTGRLAPEALERTFAACREYAAIIKEHGAERLRFVATSASRDAENRDEFVRGVLDILGVEPEVITGDQEAEFSFTGATKELTGRDDLAKPYLVVDIGGGSTEFVVGEEHVSAARSVDIGCVRMTERHLVHEGKVSDPPTSAEVEAIRADIGAALDLAELTVPLREAHTLVGLAGSVTTVSAIAQNLPEYDSVAIHHSRVPYDRVREITESLVGSTHAERAAIPSMHPGRVDVIAAGALVLLSIMERIGATEVVVSEHDILDGIAWSIA; via the coding sequence GTGACCCGTGTCGCCGCCATCGACTGCGGTACGAACTCGATCCGGCTGCTTGTGGCCGACGCGGACCCGGAGACGGGCGAACTCGTCGACCTGGACCGCCGTATGACGATCGTGCGGCTCGGCCAGGGCGTCGACCGGACCGGGCGGCTCGCCCCGGAGGCACTGGAGCGGACCTTCGCCGCCTGCCGTGAGTACGCGGCGATCATCAAGGAGCACGGGGCGGAGAGGCTGCGGTTCGTGGCGACCTCCGCCTCCCGTGACGCCGAGAACCGGGACGAGTTCGTGCGCGGGGTGCTGGACATCCTGGGTGTCGAGCCGGAGGTGATCACCGGTGACCAGGAGGCGGAGTTCTCCTTCACCGGCGCCACCAAGGAGCTGACCGGCCGGGACGACCTCGCCAAGCCGTACCTGGTGGTGGACATCGGCGGCGGGTCCACGGAGTTCGTCGTGGGCGAGGAGCATGTGAGCGCGGCGCGCTCCGTCGACATCGGCTGTGTACGGATGACCGAGCGTCACCTCGTGCACGAGGGCAAGGTCAGTGACCCGCCGACGTCCGCCGAGGTTGAGGCGATCCGTGCCGACATCGGGGCGGCCCTGGACCTCGCGGAGCTGACCGTGCCGTTGCGCGAGGCGCACACGCTGGTCGGTCTTGCGGGCTCGGTCACCACGGTCTCGGCGATCGCGCAGAACCTCCCCGAGTACGACTCGGTCGCCATCCACCACTCTCGGGTCCCGTACGACCGCGTCCGCGAGATCACCGAGTCCCTGGTGGGCTCGACGCACGCCGAACGCGCCGCGATCCCCTCGATGCATCCGGGCCGCGTCGACGTCATCGCCGCCGGGGCCCTCGTGCTCCTCTCGATCATGGAGCGGATCGGCGCGACGGAGGTCGTGGTCAGCGAGCACGACATCCTCGACGGGATCGCCTGGTCGATCGCGTAG
- a CDS encoding septum formation initiator family protein, which yields MAVKDRDRFSTATRLKLLGEQTAARVYRSQTKRQARRSRLTGRAALLALVLCSLVVALAYPIRQYVSQRAEIADLQQQREQARARVEQLRDLKARWQDDAYAEQQIRDRLHYVMPGETGYIVIDPDAAKQSRAGQGAADRPWYANVWDGVDKADAADR from the coding sequence ATGGCCGTGAAGGACCGGGACCGGTTCTCCACCGCGACCAGGCTGAAGCTGCTCGGCGAGCAGACGGCGGCCCGGGTCTACCGCTCCCAGACCAAGCGTCAGGCGCGCCGCTCGCGGCTCACCGGGCGGGCGGCGCTCCTCGCCCTCGTCCTCTGTTCGCTGGTCGTGGCCCTCGCGTACCCGATAAGGCAGTACGTGTCCCAGCGCGCCGAGATCGCCGACCTGCAGCAGCAGCGGGAGCAGGCCCGTGCGCGGGTCGAGCAGCTGCGTGACCTCAAGGCGCGGTGGCAGGACGACGCGTACGCGGAGCAGCAGATCCGGGACCGGCTGCACTATGTGATGCCGGGGGAGACCGGCTACATCGTGATCGACCCGGACGCGGCGAAGCAGTCCCGCGCCGGCCAGGGGGCGGCCGACCGTCCCTGGTACGCGAACGTCTGGGACGGTGTGGACAAGGCCGACGCCGCCGACCGGTGA